The sequence tttgacgaggctttggactttcctgcttcctgcatcttttccataGTGGTTCCTTTTGTCGCTTTCTTtttgcacaagggaatttcaaacagcgagaaacagaaatgtccgtgcggatcgggttagtttgtgAAATACCTTACTCCAAGACAGGGAAAAACTGCCCGATGACCACAGAGAGAACTCTTAGGGAGGCTCATTCGATTAAAACACATGAGTTAAAATACACGGGCTAAAGTCTTACTAAAAGTGTGGATTCATTGAAAGTACGTGGAAACGCGAGAAGATCCCTTTTAAAAATGCCTGTAGATCCTTTGAAAATTTACGAAAACCCACCGGGAAGACATGTTCCTacgagatttaaaaaaaaatgtaaattcatGGATCTAGGTAGTAAATCTTTTAACCAATAAACGAAGATACTTCCGGAGCTAACGAAGATAACGGGTGTGTTTTTTGAATATGGTAAAATAAATACTGTCAGagctaatgaagcagagcaatcatatgctagtttaagatgaaatcacaggataagataaatcttttaccgggacgaagtccctgtttctagcgccaaattgtgaacacgtaaatcacgaaggcatctatatgttcacaaacaatgttcgcactctaggtacataCTCGCACTGGtgatacaattgcattgattccttggctcaaaaccttcgggtttatcatagcctcatctaataatacCGCGAgaggcgtttacgcaggggaagataaagaaaacgaagtataaaagtaaaactcatggagcgttagacgaatataaagtgctgaaatgtaaataaaactggggtttacgtggttcagcactaagacctacatccacggggttgttgtttcactatgtacttgatgattacagagatagtcgaatgactttggagtttacataggtctgtgtattgtaaaggacaaacttacactcacaatccttctctctctccttctctccctcctTTTTCCAAttccctcactcttggtggagagggggtatttatagggttagagtgtgggacccatttttgagtgccgttggaaccttatcttcttgtgttttgtgtccatcacgcggagatcttcgctcattacttgatcacgcagagtcatcctcgttcgttccacgggttgatcgacacgtatactgctcagagtgtttaatgcgggtagttgagacgcatgctcgtgtcagacaagtgtcttctgcccctgtcacatccatgtcagttaaccttctcttcaccgttgatcttagcttctttttgggatgagataaagtaactcttcgggagttatttggtgctccgcagtacatcgtgttttcgatacatctttaacttctgcccttagatttgttcgggcaaagaccCGACGTCGACGGGACAgacttcttggctgtgggcgtgtgtcatcatgttttgatgactttgtccgcatgctctccacgtgtcttcctgtatacacgtgtttgatgatgaaatatgtacacacaaaaaTAATGTATCCGATGCCCTAAACTTCATTCCATCGTAGCttctacttttatttttatttttcatttttgtttaaaTGCTTAAGTTCGAATGAGATGTTTGTTTTTTAGTTGTAGAGTCATAAATTATGTGACGAAGAGATAAACATGGAACCTTCGAATATGGATCTCTCTACATTATCAAAAATGAGTTTTAAAAAGTAAGCATCCGAAAGGAAGAAGACAACGCCTCTTCGATGAATGTAAAGGTCAAATGACTCTTCATCCTCTTAAATTCAACGGAAGAGTTAGGTACAATGTTAATATTGCAGCACACGTACCCCTTTTCTCCATTTTTCAGTATTTACTAACTTGTAGTTTTGAAGTTTGGATCTATTGTTCACCAGATGGACACAAAAGAAAGTGGCTACTATGGAAGTTACCAAATTATACGAGAGTTGGCAAACTTTATTAGTTTGAGTGCCGTTTTCCCTTGGTACCGATCACACACAACCTTTGGAAACCTGGTCACAAGATAACGGAGTCATAAAATCCACCTTGAATATAGAGTTCCCCCAACAATAATGCATATTGGATTGACTTTTATGTTAAGAGAAGCGATGCGATCCAAGAGACATCCCAAACTCGGTAAGGTTGACAAATGACAAGGTTAACAAATGCTTGGGTTGTTCCAATGCACATTGGAAACGCCTACGAGAGTTTCAATGCAAAATTTCAGCAAAGCTTATTCAGATTCAAAACTAGTTATAAAATCCCAAGATGATCAAACTTGTGGTTTAAAATGTTGGGATTAGGGCTACACATAACCGACTCGACCCGTCGACCCGACCCACACCCGTCGAAAAATACCCGTACCCGAATCGACCCACCTAGGTATGGatcgactatgggtgaggcacgtgaaaacccaccgtatgttgggtcggttgcgggtaggaacttccttcacccgacccgacccaccaacccgcccaatattccctagcatgctaccccttagattttctatcctagaatgaatctcagccattggattgaaaaaataaaatacctaaccctaactaagcatcgcactcgcagcccacacctatcacttcggcctcttcttctctccttctcagagacagaGTTACAGAGACTCTTCTTCCTTCGTCAATTCGttgttcttgaatcttgattagTGAACTGAAGGTATGAATCAACTTAAAACTTGTTCCCAACTAGTTGAACTCTATGTATTGTTGATTGTTCTTGACTTTCTAAATAAATCTAGGGAttcatttgaaattgatttcaatttcccgcaagatataaaatatgacgggtaacccaccacccgacccgacccaacccgccttattgtgggtcgggtgaaaagcgacccattgttatggtgagtcggttgcgggtgaaaagttcaattacccaccagcagtgggtcgggtggtgggtgaggccaaacccgacccaacccgacccatgtgcagccctagttgggatccattaaaactccatcttaaacaaaattgatataaaaatcccaaaatattaaaaattgatacaaaaacctcaaatttcaaaattggtttcatcaaattttatgaaaccaattttggttttatcaaattctatgatgtttttgtgttatttttgtttttttgggttttgtgttacttttgttttgatgggttatTTGGGGATAGATAGTGACacatttggggttataactcgcggaccgtttaacaagtggaaattgaattattgtccctacTTCTGGAgggccttcacaaatatccctaagCCTCTTTCACAAATATCTCTGATCGCATAGTTGATATTTTTTCTAAAAGCCTAATTATTATAGTTCCTCTTTTAACCTTCCTCTCTAACTCTTCgatcttcttcacttcttcagtcTCAGAAAAAATTGCATCCCTCCAGCCACTGTATCTCCATCGCTCCCACCAACTTCTTCATCATTGACGCCACCAACACCTCTGCAACTACCACCACCTTCTCTGCCTCTAATGGATTCAGGATTTAATCGATCTATCATCAACAGAtgacaccttcttcttcttttacttcttctaaaaCTAAATTTAAAATCGGATTCAAATAGATCGAGAGCTGATTTTAGGTTGCAATTATAGATCGAGATCTGGTTTAGGTAATGATTTATAGTGGTGGTGTGGCAGCGACGGCGGAGGAGGTATGTATTTGAATCTAAGTTTCTCTCGGTACTGGTGGTATTGTAAGTGATTGTGACATAAATGAGAATAGTTTAGAACTAAGAAATTGATGATGTGCATTTTTCCAATCAAATTTCCAAAATCAAGCAACCAGGAATGTTTCTATGGACTTCATGTTTTTCAATCAAGTGTCTGGAGAACAAAATAATTGGTTGGAGAGTGAAATCACTGAAGATGAATGCATTGCTGCAATGAAAAGATTAGGCCAATCAAAggctccaggaccagatggttttccTATAAGGTtttatgttcttgtttgggataTCATTAAGCTATATATGATGTTGGTGATTAAGGAGCTGTAACAAAATAACTTCTTGGACTGGAGGTTAAAAAACACTTTCATAGCCTTAATTCCAAAGAAAGACACAATAGAATAAATAAAAGACTTAAGACCAATTAGTCTTGTCCATGGAATTTACAAGATTATCTCTAAGATACTTACCGACAGATTCAAAACCATTCTACATGATATTATTTCTTCTCAGCAAACTGCATTTTTGAGAAAAAGGCAAATTCTGGATGGAGTTCTAGTTGCTAATGAACTCATTGATTCTAGAATTAGAAGTGGAAGACCTGGAATTTTAGTAAGATGGACTTTGAGAAAGCATTTGACCATGTAAATTGGGATATTCTTGATGAAATCATGGCTAAGATGAATTTTGGAAACAAATGGAGGAGTTAGTTAAAATGCTGTGTGGAATTGGTGAGATTCTCTGTCTTGGTGAATGGTTCCTCTGAAGGTCATTTCAAATCAAAAAAAAGGCATTAGACAGGGTTAACCCCTATCTCCCTTTCTTTTTCTGTTAGTAGGTGAAGCTTTATCCTTCTTGATCAAGCAAGCTCAAGAAAATGGTTTAATTTCTGGTTTTAAGGTGGCTGAAAGTGGTACTGTTGTCAGTCATTTGCAATTTGCCGATGACACTTTAATCCTTTTAGATGCAGATACTGTCCAAGTTGAGAATATAAGAATTCTTCTCTTATCTTTTGAGCAACTTACAGGCTtaaaaattaactttgcaaaaagTGAAATTTTTGGTGTTGGATATTCTGGAGATATTGCTCAATTTTCTTCTATTCTGGGTTGTTATCATGGTGTTTTGCCAACTTATTATCCGGGTTTGCCTTTGGGTGATAAGAGTGGTGGTGTTGCAAAGTGGGAGATGATTATGGAAAGATTTATCAAATACCTTACTGGATGGAAAAAAGAAACTCTAAATAGAGCAGGTAAAATTGCTCTTATTAATAGTGTTTTGGCAAGTCTGCCAGTTTACTATATGTCTTTGTTTGTTATGCCAGCTTCTGTGGATAAAAGTCTTGAACAGATCATGAGAAAATTTTTATGGAATGATAACAAAGGTAAGAAGAAAATGAATTTGGTAAAGTGGCCTGTTATTAGtataagaagaaaatatggtgttaaaaactttaaaaaaaatgaataagtCTCTTCTTACTAAGTGGCTGTGGAGATTTGCAACTGGAAAGATATCACTGAGAAATATGCAATTGAACATCTGGGTTGGATAACAAAAATTCCAAAAATGACTTATGGCAGATGTCTATGGAAGGGAATTATGAAGTGCagttcaatttttaaaaatcatATCAAATTCAAAGTTAACTCTGGCAGTAAAACCATATTTTGGAGGGATAACTGGCTTTTTGATACTCCTCTATGCACTAAGTTTCCTAATATGTTTGCAGTCTCTAGAACCAAAGATTTAACAGTGGCAGATGTTTTTGATGCCAATGCAGATGATTGGAATTTACTCTTACCAAGAAGAATGTTACATGCTGCTAGATTGGAACTCTCAGGTCTGTAGAATAGTTTGCAAAGTTTTGTGCTTAACAATAATGCTTCAGGTGAAATTCTATGGAACACTACCAGTAAAGGTCAATTCTCAGTAAAGACAACATATGATACTCTTGCCAATGATGATTTTGATCCAGCACATCAACACATTTTTCAGTTCATTTGGGGACAAAATCTTCCACCAAAAATCTGCTTATTTCTTTGGACTTTATCTCATATTAGTTTTCCAACCAGAGATATGCTTAGGAGAAGGAGAATTGAAGTCGCTCCAACATATTTATCCTGCAATCATCATGAAACAGTCAAACATGTTTTTCTTCATTGCAGCTTTGCAGGCACCATTTGGAATCATTTCAAAGAGAAGATGAAATGGAATTTCACTATGCCAGATGACCTTTTCACCATGTTGCTCTCTTGGGGTAATTCTCAGCTTCATGCTCAACAACTTCAAATATTGCACATGATACCTATTTCTATTATTTGGTgcatttggaaagaaaggaatgCAAGAGCCTTTCAGAGCAAGGAAAGCAATGCGATTTCTATTCAAAATAGAATCAAGTACACTTTATTTACTTGGTGCTTAGTGTTCAAGAATTTTGAGGATAAAAGTTTCAAATATGTAATGTCTAGTTGTCCTAGGATGTACTTTGATTGAACAAGTTTTTTGTTATCCTCTTTGATCTCCTATtcctcttttctcttttctctttcatacttgtACTCTCTGAGGGTGGTATAAACCTTTTGTACCCTCTCCTTTTTGATCAATGAATTCATCTTTActgatcaaaaaaagaaaagaaattgatgatgtagatggaggtggaggtggttttggttggaatgatgaaattggtgttggatttggttctggttgttttggtggtggtggagatgtgtGATTATTGGTGGCGGTAATGGTGGAGAGGTTCGAATGAGAAATTAGTCATGGAAATAGTAGTAGAATAGTAGTTCTGGTTGTTGTAGTTGTCGAGATTGATTTTGAAGCTGgtcttgaagttgttgttgtttatgaagctacatgtgatgataaattgttgttgtttatatgtttttatgggatccatttttgttgttgatcccatttattggatcaactcctgatgttgacccaattttttatgggatcaactactattcttgatccattttatgggatcaactcctgttgttgaccaattttttatgggatcaactattattgttgatcctttcaactcctattgtttatatgtttttatgggatcaaatactgttgttgatccatttatgggttcaactcctgttgttgacccaattttttatgggatcaactactgttattgatccattttatgggatcaactcctgttgttgacccattttttttatgggatcaactactgccGTTGATACTTTCAAATCCTATTGTTGACAACATttccttggattagtataattatgattgtagtttaaatcatacTTGTAGTTTAAATCTTGCAAATTTCTtctaatgttgaacttgtggtgcaatggtagcacgaCTGACTCCATGTTAGATGATGCGTGTTCAACTCACGcaaagttcactccatttacatggatcaacttttactggtggttctatttttatttggatcaactactattgttgatacaaaaacatttgaaccagtggtggcggcgACGAACTAATGATGGTGGCGGCGACGgaatagtggtggtggaggactagtggtggtgtaatggtggtggtgaaggagtggcggtggaatattagtggtggtggttgttggtaggtggtggtcgttgaacagtggtggtggaatggtagttcaatgttggtggtggcggtgctagtggtggtggtgaagtggtagcggaagaaatttgtttcattttgaaataaagaaaaatattatatggtgagggtattaaggtaatctaattttaaattgaTAAGTTATTAAAatgtagggacatatttattgttgtataaggatatatttattgggtgtcaaaagtaaggacatataaataatgtacacATTTAACAAACGGTTGTTCATGGTGTGCATCtttaaatgaattttttttctaaTTGTAACAAAGAATATATTAGAAAAGATTACCAGAGCTAAAAAAAAACTTTCCTAGTTTGGGGCGTAGGTGAATTATTTGGAGCCTATCAATTTCTTCATCCAACCAAGAGAAGGGGATAAATGGTGTCTAAACTAGGTAAATTTACTAAGTTACTTCCATTATTAAAATTCAATCCTAAGAATATTGTAacatcccgtgtttttagcatggtgcatgcGCAAAGTTGCGACATGGCGtgaaatgaagcttcatctcaagatcTAGAGGAACATTGGCTTAGAACCAATATGACACCAAGTAAGGCGCGTTGCGAAGATATATTGGCCAAGGGACAATATCACACCAAGAGGGTACGAGCTGTAAGCTGTATTGGACAAGAGCCAATCTCGCACCAAAGGTGCTTCATGCCAGTTGGGTGGCTGTCCTAAAAGAAAGTAGCGCCACAATGGTGCATTACGCAGGTCATTGGCTTATGGCCAATATCGCAACAGGCCAGAGCAGGATGGCCTTggcaatgtacaaccatcacaactggacattggagtggaaTATTGTCCAAAGCAGGAAATACACCCATCACAGCCCTTCACTGGACCTGGCTCAAGAATTTTTCAACCATCATGGCCGGACATTGCaactggcctgtgagccagaactggATGTACATCCATCACTATCGTACATTGCAGTTGACCATGGTACTAATGTGCATCCATCACGGTCTTGGTACTTGGTAAGTAATTTTCCTCCCTTAAtccaagttgtaaaaatgtctttaaaacgtatatagggaggggtagttagttgaaggtgcatatgcggaccatgcaccaagtaagcttcatagcttagtgatagacacatttttatgtctgaaTTGTCCctaatgtctctattgttagtgcttgattttgtacttattatggtgtttttatgtttgtgtaggtgtttttggagaaaaacacttgtgtggaaaaggttgctcaaaaagtgctatttagaCCCCCGAAGAAAAGTagtaaaggcaccctcattttggataagggaaccCACATGCACCCATGCTATTAGAGGCGCCTGTGTTTTGGATAAGgacacctcttcttcttcatttcaaatttcaaaattggcgggaagataGTGCCGTCGCAGACAGAATTAGGGTTGAAATTTTGATCGTGTTCTAGTGAGATTCaagggctgaaactcattgggtttgtCTATTTTTATCCAATAGAGCTATTAATGGTCGTCGTTTATACCATAATTGGATAGAACGGTGGATACAAGGTTTGAACATATTCCTGGGTTTTCTTCCTGCGGGATGTTCTGTTGAATTTTTGGAGGAGTTTCAGTGAGACTCAACCACTGATTTCGATTGGGATGAACGTGATATGACCAAACAATActggtatgggtgttcaaatgagtttagttgggctggataatcgttgggaagaaaacaggggagtccGTGTGCAgttgagatattcacgggatagcATGACTGGCCGTGAGTTTGAGATGAACATTGCTCGAGTTTGGAGTACTTGGGACACTTTCTGGAGCGTGCAAGAAGGTTTTCTGCGTGTTTGGAGTGAGTTATCCGCAATCAGGTGCATGGGaagataaatcagggaagaaaatattcccgagtttatGGCTTGACAAAGAGAAGATTTGGAGCAGTTATGAGGAGATATTTTATCGTTGCCGAGTATAAAAAGGTTTCCTGGGACtcagagaagggggatggagCGTTAGGGGGGAGAACATAATGGAGAGAAATCAAGTTTgagaaacctgctgctgctgccattgatgaacgcgaagaacataagacgcctgtagacagtcgttcatgctacagtgacagtgacacattagttgtatcgttctttgtaacagttagtttgtaacatgcataattgttacaaacccggtttttcatcatttgtaaaccatttttgagcataaataaattctttgagagagttttcaacatgatgagctagaccccatcgctgggacgatggacgaagctgaatttcatcatgtggtaaatttaattaattccttatttactttttgcaccgattataaattatttatgatttctattaatcaattattatcttgtttgatagtgtatgcttagtcttaggtgcttttgatacactatgcttgtaatttacaattgatgttttacgaaatctattttggcaaagaataaagttatatttcttgtgtttggagccataattgcctaggattaatttctgaaccacttgaatatgaaaaacaatgaaatcccgagtcccagtgaattcttcatcccgtgacatattttgtatataatttattatttttatatttaagcctagaatcaatctcaactaagtccgagtgaacgccaactctatttaccactatcaaaattacatcaatttttggcgccaccgacgcggatttgtttatagatttgtttttaggttttattttatttgttcttttttactcgttttggtatttttgtttgctttcagatttggagctaagctaaagggaaaagagaaagtgctgaaaagaaaggaaaagcccaaaaaggaaagaaaagagaaattcaaaaggagtgaagaagaagattttgtaaataattttatttttatttttttagaaactgtaattaaggtttttatttttggacatttttcttcttcttttcttttggacattgaacattggactttatttttaaaaccatacggaagggtagttttaaataaactgtttgcagagaaggacgacgattacgatatcgcctcggcccctcgggttcgtacatgatataggagtcgtggcccgagtagacttcaacggttcatcccccgtctggaacgggaggtaagacttc comes from Papaver somniferum cultivar HN1 chromosome 7, ASM357369v1, whole genome shotgun sequence and encodes:
- the LOC113295375 gene encoding uncharacterized protein LOC113295375 is translated as MDFEKAFDHVNWDILDEIMAKMNFGNKWRSEALSFLIKQAQENGLISGFKVAESGTVVSHLQFADDTLILLDADTVQVENIRILLLSFEQLTGLKINFAKSEIFGVGYSGDIAQFSSILGCYHGVLPTYYPGLPLGDKSGGVAKWEMIMERFIKYLTGWKKETLNRAGKIALINSVLASLPVYYMSLFVMPASVDKSLEQIMRKFLWNDNKVSRTKDLTVADVFDANADDWNLLLPRRMLHAARLELSGEILWNTTSKGQFSVKTTYDTLANDDFDPAHQHIFQFIWGQNLPPKICLFLWTLSHISFPTRDMLRRRRIEVAPTYLSCNHHETVKHVFLHCSFAGTIWNHFKEKMKWNFTMPDDLFTMLLSWGNSQLHAQQLQILHMIPISIIWCIWKERNARAFQSKESNAISIQNRIKYTLFTWCLVFKNFEDKSFKYVMSSCPRMYFD